In the genome of Mogibacterium neglectum, the window CACCTTCGAGGAGTTCGATGAACTGCTTAAGGAGAAGCAGGTTGAGATGAGCGAGGGCATGGACGAATGCGAAGCATCCAAGGAGAGGCTATTTGCAGCGAGCGGTGGTATCTCGAAGTGCATGAAAGGAGATGACCATGGTTATGCTTACCTGTCGGTCGATGGGGCAAATAAATGCATCGACGTGCTCGAAGACATCAAGAACGGTGAAGTTGAAAAATGCTTTATCGAGCTATGGGCATGTGCTGGTGGCTGTGTGGGTGGTCCATCCTTCGAGAAGTATCATAATACACCAGTGAGAAACTACAAGGCTATAAGCGCTTATGCAGGTGATAAGCATTTTGACGTAGAGCAACCTGAGTTGACAGCGATAACTAGAAACTTTGAGATGATGCAGGGTATGAAAGTACTGCCTAATGAACACAAAATTCGTGAGATTATGATGCAAATGGGTAAGAGTAAACCTGCGGATGAGCTTAATTGTGGTATGTGCGGATACGAAACCTGCCGTGAAAAGGCAATCGCTGTATACCAGAACAAGGCGGAGATTAAGGTGTGTCAACCGCTCTTGACGAAGAAGTCAGAGAACTTTTCAGATATTATCTTTGACAACACACCGAACGGATTACTTGTGCTTAATGAACGTCTAGAGATTCAGGAGATTAACCCCGCTGCTTGCAAGATTATGAATATTAGAAGAGCGCAGGACGTGCTCGGTGCACAGATTGTTACACTCCTAGATCCAAAGCCATTCATGGATGTGCTCCAGAGTAAAAAGAGCTCGTTCCAGTGTGCTTATCTCGCCGAGTATGACAGGTATGTGGAACAGAGTATTTTGTATGACAGCAACTATCATATGCTATTCTGTTTGATAGAAGACGTAACTGATGAAGCGAATGAGAGATCCAAAAAGGCTAAAATAAGACAGCAAACTACTGCTATAGCTGACCAAATGGTAGAGAAACAGATGAGAATAGTTCAGGAAATTGCTTCGCTACTCGGTGAGACTACTGCCGAGACTAAGATTGCACTAACTAAGCTGAAGGATACGATGGAGGATTAGTATGAACGATCTCAGTATAGATATCGGTTACAAGAGTATTAATCACTTCGGTGAACCGCTTTGCGGTGATACAGTTGCAGTTGCGCAACAGTCGAATGGTGATAAAATCGTGGTTCTCGCTGACGGACTTCGAAGCGGTGTAAAAGCGAGTATCCTGTCTACACTGACTTCTAAAATCATTTCTACGATGATGGCAGAAGGAATGTCACTCGAAGAGTGCGTACACACTATTGCTGCGACTCTTCCAATAAGCTCCGAGTATGATGTAGCCTATTCGACATTTACGATTATGCACATCAAAGATAGCGAAAAACTTGAGCTTATCCAGTATGAGAATCCAAGGGTAATTCTTATCAGGGATTTTGTTGCAACTGAATACGAGATGATAGAGCATGTAATAGACGGCAAAAAGATTTATCGCTCTGAGGTTAAACTGCAAGAAGATGATATATTCATCGCTATGAGCGATGGCTGTCCAGGTGCAAATTCAGAGCTATCATATAACAAGGAGTGGACGGAGTCAGATATAGCTTCGTTCATGGAAACTATCGCGCCTGTTGGATATCCGGCCAAGACCTTGGCAACTATCCTCGTCGAGGAATGTAATAAGCTATACAAGGGTAAGCCGATTGATGATGCAACCGCTTGTATACTTAGAGTTATAAAACGTACACAGGTCAATCTGCTGTTCGGTCCGCCTGCAAATCGCGAAGACTGCGACCGCATGATGTCATTATTCTTCTCGAAGGCGGGAAAGCATATCATCTGCGGAGGCACAACTGCTTCAATTGCAGCTGACTACCTAGGTAAACCAATCAGGACTAATAGGGTGAATCCAAGCCTAGGTGGACCACCGATGTCAGAGATCGAGGGAGTAGAGCTTGTCACTGAAGGAATCGTTACAATCGATCACGTGGTGAAAAATGCTCGTGATTATCTTGCAAATGACGAGGGCTTCGCAGAGTGGAGTGTCTCGCACGATGCGGCCTCTCTCGTTAGCCGTACGCTATTTGAAGAGGCTACTGACATCAATTTCTTCGTAGGAAGAGCTGTAAACCCAGCACATCAGGAGGCGGATATGCCGCTCAATTTCAGTGTTAAGATGAATATGATAGAGGAGCTTTCGGCTTCCCTCGAGAAGATGGGGAAACGCGTAAAGGTGAGTTATTTCTAAGATAAAAAAGGGATTAGATGGAACAGATATCGATATTTGAAAATGAGAATACTAAGGATGAGCCTTTAGCTGCTCGTATGAGACCAAGAGACCTCGGTGAATTCGCAGGTCAGCAGCACCTAGTTGGTGAGGGCAAAATCCTCAGCAAGCTTATTGAGTCCGATAAGGTGCCGTCGATGATTTTCTGGGGACCGCCCGGGGTTGGAAAGACGACACTTGCACAGATTATCGCTAGCAAAACAAAGGCGAATTTCATAACTTTCTCTGCTGTAACTAGTGGCATTAAGGAAATACGCACAGTTATGCAGCAGGCAGATAGGTATACGAGATTCGGTGAGAAAACGATAGTCTTTATTGACGAGATTCACAGATTCAACAAGGCGCAGCAGGATGCGTTTCTACCTTTTGTTGAAAAGGGCAGCATCACTTTGATTGGGGCAACTACTGAAAACCCGTATTTTGAGGTGAATGGAGCGCTTTTATCTCGCTGCAAGGTTTTCGTGCTTAAGAATCTAGAAACTCGTGATATAGAGCAGCTCATAAGGCGAGCAATAGGTGACCCTCGAGGTTTCGGCGGCGAGAGAATTAATATCACTGATGATATGATTCACATGATTGCAGAGTTTGCCAATGGAGATGCGAGAAGCTCACTGACCACTTTGGAGATGGTAATACTAAATGGTGATATCAAGGCTGATGGAACTATAGATATAACGATGGAGTCACTCGAGCAGTGTATATCTAAGAAGTCACTGCTCTACGACAAGAATGGCGAGGAGCATTACAACATCATCTCGGCGCTTCATAAGTCGATGAGAAATTCGGATGCCGACGCAGCCGTATACTGGCTTGCGAGGATGCTTGAGGCGGGAGAAGATCCGCTCTATGTGGCTAGGCGTGTTGCTAGATTCGCCTCGGAAGATGTAGGACTTGCAGACCCTCGGGCAATTGAGATAGCGATAGCAGCTTATCAGGCTTGTCACTTTATAGGCATGCCTGAGTGTTCGGTACATCTTACGGAAGCAGTGATTTATATGGCGCTGGCACCTAAATCTAATGCCATGGAAGTGGCTTACTTTGCAGCAAGGGATGATGCACAGAAGCACATGGCAGAACCAGTGCCGTTCAACATTAGAAATGCTCCAACTTCTCTTATGAAAGATCTCGGATACGGCAAGGGGTACAAATACGCTCATGATTACGAAGACAAGATTACGTCCATGCAGTGTCTTCCGGATTCGTTAGTTGAGCGCGAGTACTATAAACCGACTGAACAGGGTGTTGAAGGGAAATTCAAGGAACGCCTGAAGAACATCAAGGAGTGGAAGAAGTCACATAAGTAAATGCGCAAGAGAAATAGTGATTTCGCCAACGACAGCGGCGGAGCATACTTGATAACAGTACATAAAGGATTAACCTTTTAGGGACAGAGAAAATAATAAAAACTTAGAAAGGAGGTAATTCTCATGTCAAATACGAAAAGAACAGGACAAAAGCCCTTTACGAGCATTTAAGTTGAGATGATTAAATGCAAGGAGAAAGCAATTCCATCATCAATCAAAAGCAACTACTTGAAAGCTATGCCAAAAGAAACGGTTTTGTAAATATCTATCACTATACCGATATGTATAACCAAGGATTGATACAATGCTCTGCACACAGAAGTGTAGAAAAGCGGCTAAAATAAAGGCTTTCAGCAGATTTGGATGGTCTGCCGAAAGCCTTCTTTTTTGTTTATGCTGTTTTTGTTGCGGTGACGGTTTACAGATTTGAACCCGACCGCCGTTTCAAATTCGATGTGTTCAAAATGAAAGTGAACCCGCAAGGGAAAATAAAAAGGTTACATCATGTCTTGGATAGCGGTTTCCGCCTGCAAAATCATAGCCTTCTGATCATCGTTGCAGAACGGTTCGAGCTTTTGCATGCGTTCCAGATTTGTGTAGCACAGGTCAACTCGTCCTTGCCTCGTTTCTTCGTTCCGTGTTGTCTTTACGATATTGACACTCTCAAGAATGATTCTGAGGTACTGCTGGAGCATCCCTGTGGTGTAAACGGATAGTTCCTCTTCGGAAACCTTGTCGGGATTCTTCAGAGTTTTATTGAAGATCGCTTCAGCCCATGCCACTTTATCTATCTTCTTTTTCTTGCCAAACCCGAACACGCTTTAATCCTCATCGAATAGGTCATCGTAGAATATCATCTCCTCGATGGAGTACGGACGATTTTCCTGATGCTTTTTAATTTTCTTATAAGTCTTGCCGCCTACCTCTATGGTGCGGGTCTCCATTACGGTTTTCTTGATGCCAAAGAGACCACGCTTTTCCACAGGGACTTGTACTTTTACTTTGTGCTTCATAATTAAACGCCCAGCGGCAGTGTGCCTTGCTGTGAGGTCATCGGTTCGTCATCAAGAATGTGCGAACTTACGATTCGGCTACCAGCGTACATGAGATACTTCACGCCGCTTGCCACAGCCATCTCTTCAGCGGCCGCCTGCTTTGCTTTTACCACGGTGTCATCGATCTTGTTGTCTCCCTTGACCTCAATAAGCTGATAGGAGCCGTCCGCCATCTTCGCAAGGAAGTCGGGATAATACTGACGGATTCTGCCGGACTCAGGGTCATAGTAGTGGACAGAGAGATCGCCCTGGTTCGATGTAAACATACCCGTGAAGTACACTTCTGCGACCTTGCCGTTCGTGATGTACTGCATAAAGCATTCCTTTTCCGGAATGGAATCGAAGCAATACGTGTCGGCATGGAAACTCTTCTTAAGCTGATCTGGCGTAAAGCCCTTATACTTATTCGTGATAACAAGGTCATCCTTGGCAGAGAATTCATAGTAGCCTGCATCCTTTGGCTCACGCAGCAACACCAGTTCTCTGTCTTCGGTCTTTAGTTCCGAGGTAACATCAAAGAGTGCGTGGAACACAGCTGGGATGATATAGTCATCCAAAACAGCATTATAGCGGTTGACCGCTTTGAGAACCGTGTCGATCCCATCCATCGATTCGCGAAGAATCCTTGAGGCAAGGATACAGGAAATATTCAGATACTGAGCCACTTCTCCTGCGAGGGAGAATTCGCTGAACTTCATGTTTTCCTGGAGATAGTCGATGTTCTTTTCCTTGACTGTGGTATCACGGGCAAGGCTATCGCGCTCGTACATGATGCTTGCGTACTTGGAGAGGTCTGTATCGACCAGCTTGAAGTCCACAGGCTCGGAGTATTCTTTCTCGTGGAGGGTATATTCATGCCACACACGCTTGAGGGTAATAGTCCTCGGAGGCGGCAGAACCCGCACCTGGTATTTGTGACGGTCTGCATTGGACGGATTCTTGATGTCCTTGATATCCATATTGAAGTTCTTATGCAGCTCATCGTCCAAGGTGTCGTAGTTCTCCTTGGAGAGGAATACCGTGGCAGTCAGGCGCTCGTCCGTGATTGCACGGAGGCAACGCATCGTAGCCTGCAGGACGAATATTTTTGACTTCGGACTGCGGAAAAGTGCCACGGCAAACAGAGAACAACAGTTCCAGCCCTCCTTGCCTTTCTCAACGAGGATGATGAATTGCTTTTCGTTTCCTTCCGTTCTGGGAACATCAAGGTTGTTGAAATCTCTGATGTCATCGTTCTTTGTATATTTGGTGTCCCCGACATTCAAGAGGATCTTCGATGCCGGGATACCGAGTTTTGCGAGTATCTTCTCAAGAGCAGGCTTTACTTCTGTAGCGGCCTCCTCAACACCTGCGGCATAAATAGCAAGTTTCGGATTCAGACCTTCGTATGTCTTGCCGCCGTATCTCTTCCAGAATGTAGTAACCACAGCGGTGAGGAATTCATCGCTCTTTACATTTTCAAAGCCGAGCGGGTCAGCATCCTTCAAGAAGCCGTTCCAGATAGACTCACGCAGACCGTAAGCGTAGACCACCTCCGGCAAGAGCTGGTTCTTGACATACGGCGTACCAGTGTAGTTATAGCAAGCCACAATGGAGGTGTTCGCAGCAAGCAGATTGATGGTATCACGGAGGC includes:
- a CDS encoding [Fe-Fe] hydrogenase large subunit C-terminal domain-containing protein; this encodes MAHPIYLKKSDCKNCYKCVRHCPVQAIRFSGNLAHVIADECMLCGQCYVVCPQDAQKILSDVERVEMLLDGDAPVYLSVDPSFIAYYAGTGIGKFQETAKALGFVAAEEAAKFGVVVKREYEAVIENERESVVISSCCPSVNLMIQKHYPDLIKHLSDAMSYVQIHSADIKSRDEDAKVVFVGPCIARKDEVNRQGSTFDAALTFEEFDELLKEKQVEMSEGMDECEASKERLFAASGGISKCMKGDDHGYAYLSVDGANKCIDVLEDIKNGEVEKCFIELWACAGGCVGGPSFEKYHNTPVRNYKAISAYAGDKHFDVEQPELTAITRNFEMMQGMKVLPNEHKIREIMMQMGKSKPADELNCGMCGYETCREKAIAVYQNKAEIKVCQPLLTKKSENFSDIIFDNTPNGLLVLNERLEIQEINPAACKIMNIRRAQDVLGAQIVTLLDPKPFMDVLQSKKSSFQCAYLAEYDRYVEQSILYDSNYHMLFCLIEDVTDEANERSKKAKIRQQTTAIADQMVEKQMRIVQEIASLLGETTAETKIALTKLKDTMED
- a CDS encoding SpoIIE family protein phosphatase, with amino-acid sequence MNDLSIDIGYKSINHFGEPLCGDTVAVAQQSNGDKIVVLADGLRSGVKASILSTLTSKIISTMMAEGMSLEECVHTIAATLPISSEYDVAYSTFTIMHIKDSEKLELIQYENPRVILIRDFVATEYEMIEHVIDGKKIYRSEVKLQEDDIFIAMSDGCPGANSELSYNKEWTESDIASFMETIAPVGYPAKTLATILVEECNKLYKGKPIDDATACILRVIKRTQVNLLFGPPANREDCDRMMSLFFSKAGKHIICGGTTASIAADYLGKPIRTNRVNPSLGGPPMSEIEGVELVTEGIVTIDHVVKNARDYLANDEGFAEWSVSHDAASLVSRTLFEEATDINFFVGRAVNPAHQEADMPLNFSVKMNMIEELSASLEKMGKRVKVSYF
- a CDS encoding replication-associated recombination protein A; the protein is MEQISIFENENTKDEPLAARMRPRDLGEFAGQQHLVGEGKILSKLIESDKVPSMIFWGPPGVGKTTLAQIIASKTKANFITFSAVTSGIKEIRTVMQQADRYTRFGEKTIVFIDEIHRFNKAQQDAFLPFVEKGSITLIGATTENPYFEVNGALLSRCKVFVLKNLETRDIEQLIRRAIGDPRGFGGERINITDDMIHMIAEFANGDARSSLTTLEMVILNGDIKADGTIDITMESLEQCISKKSLLYDKNGEEHYNIISALHKSMRNSDADAAVYWLARMLEAGEDPLYVARRVARFASEDVGLADPRAIEIAIAAYQACHFIGMPECSVHLTEAVIYMALAPKSNAMEVAYFAARDDAQKHMAEPVPFNIRNAPTSLMKDLGYGKGYKYAHDYEDKITSMQCLPDSLVEREYYKPTEQGVEGKFKERLKNIKEWKKSHK
- a CDS encoding TnsA endonuclease N-terminal domain-containing protein, with the protein product MAVEFDSNFSFNQQLWYYYTTNRGKIRSRYNDLTRKFLAYNDSEENPHAFLRKPQFEALEMYVFVKEFMNNKQVYEMFDDWRHKRDCFSDASYYALEKNGQIRLFDAPTERQTDTLFKQMKKYREDYPNYIYALTMGLGKTILMATCIFYEFLLAKKYPMDKRFCHNALVFAPDKTVLQSLREIMTFDKTKVVPPEYSRVLDANIKFHFLDETGTILHTIDDSDFNIIISNTQKIIVKKKRKEETPGQMLFNGTGSLLSAVYGAGSEDDEDDAWDDTTLMDNQRFKKLCRLPQLGVYVDEAHHLFGADLEKQIRSSGANKTSLRDTINLLAANTSIVACYNYTGTPYVKNQLLPEVVYAYGLRESIWNGFLKDADPLGFENVKSDEFLTAVVTTFWKRYGGKTYEGLNPKLAIYAAGVEEAATEVKPALEKILAKLGIPASKILLNVGDTKYTKNDDIRDFNNLDVPRTEGNEKQFIILVEKGKEGWNCCSLFAVALFRSPKSKIFVLQATMRCLRAITDERLTATVFLSKENYDTLDDELHKNFNMDIKDIKNPSNADRHKYQVRVLPPPRTITLKRVWHEYTLHEKEYSEPVDFKLVDTDLSKYASIMYERDSLARDTTVKEKNIDYLQENMKFSEFSLAGEVAQYLNISCILASRILRESMDGIDTVLKAVNRYNAVLDDYIIPAVFHALFDVTSELKTEDRELVLLREPKDAGYYEFSAKDDLVITNKYKGFTPDQLKKSFHADTYCFDSIPEKECFMQYITNGKVAEVYFTGMFTSNQGDLSVHYYDPESGRIRQYYPDFLAKMADGSYQLIEVKGDNKIDDTVVKAKQAAAEEMAVASGVKYLMYAGSRIVSSHILDDEPMTSQQGTLPLGV